From Hyla sarda isolate aHylSar1 chromosome 5, aHylSar1.hap1, whole genome shotgun sequence, a single genomic window includes:
- the TCEA1 gene encoding transcription elongation factor A protein 1 isoform X2, which yields MSALGGEEIIRIAKKMERMVQKKNTAGALDLLKELKNLPMTLELLQSTRIGMSVNAIRKQSSDEDVTSLAKSLIKSWKKLLDGPSAEKEAEEKKKEQPPPAQNSPEAKEESSSSSSSSGRKEDCAAPSESFITSFPRAPSTSDPVRIKCRELLATALKTGDDYITIGADDEELGAQIEEAVFQEFKNTDAKYKNRVRSRIANLKDAKNPNLRRNVLCGNIAPDVFARMTAEEMASDELKEMRKNLTKEAIREHQMARTGGTQTDLFSCGKCKKKNCTYTQVQTRSADEPMTTFVFCNECGNRWKFC from the exons GCTGGTGCTTTAGATTTACTTAAAGAACTTAAAAACCTTCCAATGACTTTGGAGCTTCTTCAG tctacCCGGATTGGAATGTCTGTAAATGCCATCCGTAAGCAAAGCTCAGATGAGGACGTGACATCGCTGGCCAAATCACTTATCAAATCGTGGAAAAAACTGCTTG atGGCCCATCAGCTGAAAAAGAAGCGGAGGAAAAGAAGAAAGAGCAGCCCCCTCCTGCACAAAACAGTCCCGAAGCAAAGGAAGAGAG CAGTTCCAGCAGTAGTTCTAGTGGACGAAAAGAAGATTGTGCAGCTCCGTCTGAATCATTCATTACATCTTTTCCCCGAGCTCCCAGCACGTCAGACCCTGTCAGAATAAAGTGTAGAGAGTTGCTTGCCACAGCTCTCAAAACAGGAG ACGACTACATTACAATTGGGGCAGATGATGAAGAGCTTGGAGCGCAGATTGAAGAAG CTGTTTTCCAAGAATTTAAGAACACAGATGCAAAATATAAAAACAGAGTGCGAAGTAGAATTGCCAACCTAAAGGATGCAAAAAACCCCAACTTGAGGCGAAATGTGCTTTGTGGCAACATCGCTCCGGATGTGTTTGCTAGGATGACGGCAGAG GAAATGGCAAGTGATGAACTTAAAGAAATGAGGAAGAACCTGACAAAGGAAGCTATCCGAGAACACCAAATGGCCAGGACTGGTGGCACACAGACTGACCTGTTCTCGTGTGGTAAATGCAAAAAGAAGAATTGTACTTACACACAG GTTCAGACCCGCAGCGCTGATGAACCTATGACAACATTTGTGTTCTGTAATGAATGCGGAAATCGGTGGAAG TTTTGCTAA
- the TCEA1 gene encoding transcription elongation factor A protein 1 isoform X1: MSALGGEEIIRIAKKMERMVQKKNTAGALDLLKELKNLPMTLELLQSTRIGMSVNAIRKQSSDEDVTSLAKSLIKSWKKLLDGPSAEKEAEEKKKEQPPPAQNSPEAKEESSSSSSSSSGRKEDCAAPSESFITSFPRAPSTSDPVRIKCRELLATALKTGDDYITIGADDEELGAQIEEAVFQEFKNTDAKYKNRVRSRIANLKDAKNPNLRRNVLCGNIAPDVFARMTAEEMASDELKEMRKNLTKEAIREHQMARTGGTQTDLFSCGKCKKKNCTYTQVQTRSADEPMTTFVFCNECGNRWKFC, encoded by the exons GCTGGTGCTTTAGATTTACTTAAAGAACTTAAAAACCTTCCAATGACTTTGGAGCTTCTTCAG tctacCCGGATTGGAATGTCTGTAAATGCCATCCGTAAGCAAAGCTCAGATGAGGACGTGACATCGCTGGCCAAATCACTTATCAAATCGTGGAAAAAACTGCTTG atGGCCCATCAGCTGAAAAAGAAGCGGAGGAAAAGAAGAAAGAGCAGCCCCCTCCTGCACAAAACAGTCCCGAAGCAAAGGAAGAGAG CAGCAGTTCCAGCAGTAGTTCTAGTGGACGAAAAGAAGATTGTGCAGCTCCGTCTGAATCATTCATTACATCTTTTCCCCGAGCTCCCAGCACGTCAGACCCTGTCAGAATAAAGTGTAGAGAGTTGCTTGCCACAGCTCTCAAAACAGGAG ACGACTACATTACAATTGGGGCAGATGATGAAGAGCTTGGAGCGCAGATTGAAGAAG CTGTTTTCCAAGAATTTAAGAACACAGATGCAAAATATAAAAACAGAGTGCGAAGTAGAATTGCCAACCTAAAGGATGCAAAAAACCCCAACTTGAGGCGAAATGTGCTTTGTGGCAACATCGCTCCGGATGTGTTTGCTAGGATGACGGCAGAG GAAATGGCAAGTGATGAACTTAAAGAAATGAGGAAGAACCTGACAAAGGAAGCTATCCGAGAACACCAAATGGCCAGGACTGGTGGCACACAGACTGACCTGTTCTCGTGTGGTAAATGCAAAAAGAAGAATTGTACTTACACACAG GTTCAGACCCGCAGCGCTGATGAACCTATGACAACATTTGTGTTCTGTAATGAATGCGGAAATCGGTGGAAG TTTTGCTAA